In Paractinoplanes brasiliensis, the following proteins share a genomic window:
- a CDS encoding P-II family nitrogen regulator — MKLVTAVIKPYQLDAVKEALHALGVTGLTVSEVQGYGRQKGHTEVYRGAEYTVEFLPKIKVEVVTDEIDVEKIVDAVVTAAKTGKIGDGKVWVTSVDDVIRVRTGERGLDAL, encoded by the coding sequence ATGAAGCTGGTGACCGCGGTCATCAAGCCGTACCAGCTCGACGCGGTGAAGGAGGCTCTGCACGCGCTCGGCGTGACCGGCCTGACCGTGAGCGAGGTACAGGGCTACGGCCGGCAGAAGGGGCACACCGAGGTATACCGCGGCGCGGAATACACGGTGGAGTTCCTGCCCAAGATCAAGGTCGAGGTGGTGACCGACGAGATCGACGTCGAGAAGATCGTCGACGCCGTCGTCACCGCGGCCAAGACCGGCAAGATCGGCGACGGCAAGGTCTGGGTCACGTCGGTCGACGACGTGATTCGGGTCCGCACCGGCGAGCGCGGCCTCGACGCGCTCTGA
- a CDS encoding ammonium transporter, with amino-acid sequence MEIDTGNTAWLLLSSALVLLMTPGLALFYGGLNRSKGVLNMMLMSFSAIGLISILWALYGFSLAFSANGSEGLNNIIGNFGYAGTSTSWVGEMWGETGIPTYVFMAFQMMFAIITVALISGAVSDRFKFGGWVLFALGWFTLVYVPVAHWVWGGGFIGAQIKALDFAGGTAVHINAGAAALALALILGKRIGWPRENMRPHNVPFVALGAGILWFGWFGFNAGSELTVDSTTAVAFVNTQLATAAAVVGWLVVEWIRDRKPTLVGGSSGAIAGLVAITPACGFIAPLPAVLLGLIAGVLCALAVGLKYRFGYDDSLDVVGVHFVGGWIGSLFIGLFATTQVNGAITDVLGASEGLFYGGGATQLGRQFVGSLVVTVYSFAIAAVLALILKAVKLGRVSEEAEVGGIDISDHGESGYDLTPAGGAGGGSAFAMAGIKPSASVDADGKADTSQKVAG; translated from the coding sequence GTGGAGATCGATACCGGCAATACCGCCTGGTTGCTCCTGTCGTCTGCGCTCGTATTGCTCATGACCCCGGGTCTGGCACTGTTCTACGGTGGCCTCAACCGGTCCAAGGGCGTTCTGAACATGATGCTGATGAGCTTCTCCGCCATTGGGCTCATCTCGATTCTCTGGGCTCTCTACGGCTTCTCGCTCGCGTTCAGCGCGAACGGGTCCGAGGGCCTCAACAACATCATCGGCAACTTCGGTTACGCCGGCACCAGCACCAGCTGGGTGGGCGAGATGTGGGGCGAGACCGGCATCCCCACGTACGTCTTCATGGCCTTCCAGATGATGTTCGCGATCATCACGGTGGCCCTGATCAGCGGCGCCGTGTCCGACCGTTTCAAGTTCGGCGGCTGGGTCCTCTTCGCGCTGGGCTGGTTCACGCTCGTCTACGTGCCGGTGGCTCACTGGGTGTGGGGCGGCGGCTTCATCGGCGCCCAGATCAAGGCGCTCGACTTCGCCGGTGGCACCGCGGTGCACATCAACGCCGGCGCCGCGGCCCTCGCCCTGGCGCTGATCCTCGGCAAGCGTATCGGCTGGCCGCGCGAGAACATGCGGCCGCACAACGTGCCGTTCGTGGCCCTCGGCGCCGGCATCCTCTGGTTCGGCTGGTTCGGCTTCAACGCCGGTTCCGAGCTGACCGTCGACAGCACCACCGCGGTCGCCTTCGTCAACACGCAGCTCGCCACCGCGGCCGCCGTGGTCGGCTGGCTCGTCGTCGAGTGGATCCGCGACCGCAAGCCCACGCTGGTCGGCGGTTCCTCCGGCGCGATCGCCGGTCTGGTCGCGATCACCCCGGCCTGTGGCTTCATCGCCCCGCTGCCGGCCGTGCTGCTCGGCCTCATCGCGGGCGTTCTCTGCGCCCTGGCCGTCGGCCTGAAGTACCGCTTCGGCTACGACGACTCGCTCGACGTCGTCGGCGTCCACTTCGTCGGCGGCTGGATCGGCTCGCTGTTCATCGGTCTCTTCGCCACGACCCAGGTCAACGGCGCCATCACCGATGTGCTGGGCGCCTCCGAGGGCCTGTTCTACGGCGGCGGCGCGACCCAGCTCGGCCGCCAGTTCGTCGGCAGCCTGGTCGTCACGGTCTACTCGTTCGCCATCGCCGCGGTGCTCGCTCTGATCCTCAAGGCCGTCAAGCTCGGCCGGGTCAGCGAGGAGGCCGAGGTCGGCGGCATCGACATCAGCGACCACGGCGAGTCCGGTTACGACCTCACCCCGGCCGGTGGCGCCGGCGGTGGCAGCGCGTTCGCCATGGCGGGCATCAAGCCCAGCGCTTCGGTTGACGCTGACGGCAAGGCCGACACCAGCCAAAAAGTCGCCGGTTAG
- a CDS encoding phosphotransferase has product MLVTQEREIPLHGGNVSTVSKVGDTVRRNAGPWTPAVHSLLNHLERVGFTGSPHALGMDDKGREVLSYLDGECGEYPLAPHWVTEEALVTVATMLRMFHDAQYGFVPPPGAVWRSFGPPPPDTEVICHHDAAPHNVVWRPDGTLALIDFDLASPGARIYDVAYAAWTWVPLFSDRDSYTLGWKRPNRPRRLRLFADAYGLIPRDRHRLVRTIRKRIVDHVEGIRRMAAAGDPAFVRIVHKGHLRRPMRDLRLLDYERHTLEYALR; this is encoded by the coding sequence GTGCTGGTGACGCAGGAGCGGGAGATCCCGCTGCACGGCGGCAACGTCAGCACCGTCTCCAAGGTCGGCGACACCGTGCGGCGCAACGCCGGCCCGTGGACGCCGGCCGTGCACAGCCTTCTCAACCACCTCGAGCGGGTGGGTTTCACCGGCTCGCCGCACGCCCTGGGCATGGACGACAAGGGCCGTGAGGTGCTGTCGTACCTCGACGGCGAGTGCGGCGAATACCCCCTGGCCCCGCACTGGGTCACCGAGGAAGCGCTGGTCACCGTGGCCACCATGCTGCGGATGTTCCATGACGCGCAGTACGGTTTCGTGCCGCCGCCGGGAGCGGTGTGGCGCTCGTTCGGGCCGCCGCCGCCCGACACCGAGGTGATCTGCCACCACGACGCCGCGCCGCACAACGTGGTCTGGCGGCCCGACGGCACCCTCGCCCTGATCGACTTCGACCTCGCCTCGCCGGGTGCGCGCATCTACGACGTGGCCTACGCCGCGTGGACCTGGGTCCCCCTGTTCAGCGACCGGGACTCGTACACATTGGGGTGGAAACGACCCAACCGGCCGCGCCGCCTGCGGCTCTTCGCCGACGCGTACGGGTTGATCCCGCGCGACCGGCACCGGCTCGTCCGCACCATCCGCAAGAGGATCGTCGACCACGTCGAGGGCATCCGCCGCATGGCAGCGGCCGGCGACCCCGCCTTCGTTCGCATTGTTCATAAAGGGCATCTCCGGCGCCCGATGCGTGATCTGAGGCTGCTCGATTACGAGCGCCACACCCTCGAATACGCGCTTCGGTGA
- the ftsY gene encoding signal recognition particle-docking protein FtsY: protein MEYVVAAVILLVVLVVGAIGLVVPRMRRRELPPSQTGGDTATLERPSAAEPGVRTPPLVVPAEADEGLPPLLEREPEVAEPEVVEPPKPEIERPEPTAGRLVRLRARLSRSQNIFGRGLLTVLSRDHLDEDAWEEIEDSLITADVGVEATQVIVERLRERVRVLGTRTVAEVREQLAEELVAALDPEMDRTLRTTPHDGRPAVMLVVGVNGAGKTTTCGKIGRVLIADGRSVLFGAADTFRAAAADQIATWGERVGAETVRGPEGGDPASVAFDAVKRGIDIDVDTVVIDTAGRLQNKVGLMDELGKVKRVVEKHGPVDETLLVLDATTGQNGLEQARVFTEVVDVTGVVLTKLDGTAKGGIVIAVQRKLGIPVKLVGLGEGPDDLAPFEPAAFVEALLGSAT from the coding sequence ATGGAATACGTGGTCGCCGCAGTCATCCTGCTCGTCGTCCTGGTGGTCGGCGCGATCGGCCTGGTCGTGCCCCGCATGCGCCGCCGTGAGCTGCCGCCGTCCCAGACGGGAGGCGACACGGCGACCCTGGAGCGTCCCTCCGCCGCCGAGCCCGGGGTGCGGACGCCGCCGCTGGTGGTGCCGGCCGAGGCCGACGAGGGCCTGCCCCCGCTGCTGGAGCGCGAGCCCGAGGTCGCCGAGCCGGAGGTCGTCGAGCCGCCGAAGCCCGAGATCGAGCGGCCCGAGCCCACGGCCGGCCGCCTCGTGCGGCTGCGGGCCCGGCTGTCGCGCTCGCAGAACATCTTCGGCCGCGGGTTGCTCACCGTGCTCTCGCGCGACCACCTCGACGAGGACGCGTGGGAGGAGATCGAGGACAGCCTGATCACCGCGGACGTGGGCGTCGAGGCGACCCAGGTGATCGTCGAGCGGTTGCGCGAGCGGGTCCGGGTGCTCGGCACGCGTACGGTGGCCGAGGTCCGGGAGCAGCTGGCCGAGGAACTGGTGGCCGCGCTCGACCCCGAGATGGACCGCACGCTCAGGACCACTCCGCACGACGGCCGCCCCGCGGTGATGCTGGTGGTCGGCGTGAACGGCGCGGGCAAGACCACGACCTGCGGAAAGATCGGCCGGGTGCTGATCGCGGACGGGCGTTCGGTGCTGTTCGGCGCGGCCGACACGTTCCGCGCCGCCGCGGCCGACCAGATCGCCACCTGGGGTGAGCGGGTCGGCGCCGAGACCGTCCGTGGCCCGGAAGGGGGAGATCCGGCCAGCGTTGCTTTCGACGCGGTGAAGCGGGGTATCGACATCGACGTGGACACGGTGGTCATCGACACGGCCGGCCGGCTGCAGAACAAGGTCGGCCTGATGGACGAGCTCGGCAAGGTCAAGCGCGTCGTCGAGAAGCACGGGCCGGTCGACGAGACGCTGCTCGTGCTGGACGCCACGACCGGTCAGAACGGCCTCGAGCAGGCCCGCGTGTTCACCGAAGTGGTGGACGTTACCGGTGTGGTGCTCACCAAGCTGGACGGCACGGCCAAGGGCGGAATTGTCATCGCCGTGCAGCGCAAGCTGGGCATTCCCGTGAAGCTGGTGGGTCTGGGCGAGGGTCCGGACGACCTCGCGCCGTTCGAGCCGGCCGCCTTCGTCGAGGCGTTGCTTGGCAGCGCCACGTAG